One Ignavibacterium album JCM 16511 genomic region harbors:
- a CDS encoding PAS domain S-box protein codes for MENKFRNNAEKNFDLKSFEILNDLPIGIIITNSNLEIEFINRIFLNLCEYYNLPLSTNLISQSIFSISSIFNSQIKDEIESLLNGFPFEKEISNSELQNKGIIRLVIKANPLLEKEELSGAVFVIEDIKIVLDAISDYRKKLSHLQSVIEKSYDFYFLLSDDFSVLQHSRELPDEFNQITEISGFNDFKSILTPQSNFELIQNLEKCLSTKEVTTFICETTNQSRFECRIIPVLNQKEDILLFYLFFRNIIQTNLQAESTSVLSEELEYYKSLFNAFDEIVFVYNKDYKIAFLNSQAEKFIGKKKSELYDKPIHLFVKFLSKEFLSGIEDKLKTKPFHRTIITEYDDLRNKIVFECTFTKLDDYKNHTIVKCEDITSKIHFEENLISSLKGLKQTILKAPQMICQVDLNGQILFANEALIFTLGFNEEDLLSTTIYDLIDPEYFDKNVFELSAFSAKPSSEIELPIRTKWDTPINLQSVFIPVFDELGNLQHISCYFNHLEEIKSKEKELKLYQSLVEASNDGIALVQDGRIIIANKSFANIFGYDIGEELLNKEVLDLSSNDDIIKVAEYFRLLERKKEAPSRFDFLGKKRDNSYLHTEISVGTFDVDKKTYIVLIARDITERIRAQKAIRESEEKYRNITENIDDFLFTFERIGFSLRPVFCTSSIQKICGYTQTDFLSDSKLFLKIIHPDDFKVLKPKLMSLLKSRIQLSGEFEFRIINKQGNIVWVRTKLNLIRSGTGRIQKLFGLVSDITFRKRAEEELRKSTQNLIKLNETKDRFISIISHDLRTPFSSILGFTDLLENDDELSDEERKQYIKYIQEASRSMLSLVNSLLDWTRLQTGRIRFEPQKTDITEIINDSISALRGSAIQKQIEIRSNIGNDLFLFIDKSLITQVFNNLISNAIKFTNPNGTVTISASPAENKRFIKFSIKDSGIGIQPEDLPKLFKVDSKFSTEGTAGEKGSGLGLSLVKEIIEKHGGTIWVDSKPGEGSDFQFTLPVASANILIVDDSKTDRLLYSKILKNITPDYDVEVASNGKEALDKILASPPALVITDHGMPVMNGYEFVKELKKADIKGKPQVIVLSSDIDRTIATDYHELGIEFVFQKPVNLSSFKQAVEKSLHKGLSIS; via the coding sequence TTGGAAAATAAATTTAGAAATAATGCTGAAAAGAACTTTGATTTGAAGTCATTTGAAATTTTAAATGACCTTCCGATTGGTATAATCATTACAAATAGCAATCTGGAAATTGAGTTTATTAACAGAATTTTTTTGAATTTATGTGAATACTATAACCTTCCTCTCTCAACAAATCTTATTTCCCAAAGTATCTTTTCTATCTCTTCGATTTTCAATTCTCAGATAAAAGATGAAATAGAATCTCTGCTAAATGGATTTCCATTTGAAAAAGAAATTAGCAATTCTGAGCTGCAGAATAAGGGAATAATAAGACTTGTTATAAAAGCAAATCCTTTACTTGAAAAAGAAGAATTAAGTGGAGCTGTTTTTGTAATCGAAGATATTAAAATTGTACTTGATGCGATTTCAGATTACAGAAAAAAGCTGAGTCATCTGCAGAGTGTGATTGAAAAAAGTTATGATTTTTACTTTTTGCTTTCAGATGATTTTTCTGTTCTTCAACATTCAAGAGAACTTCCAGATGAGTTTAATCAAATTACTGAAATTTCTGGATTCAACGATTTCAAATCAATTCTTACTCCACAAAGCAACTTTGAACTGATTCAAAATCTTGAAAAATGTTTAAGCACAAAAGAAGTAACAACTTTTATTTGTGAAACTACTAATCAATCAAGATTTGAGTGTCGGATAATTCCTGTATTAAATCAGAAAGAGGACATTTTATTATTTTATCTTTTCTTCAGGAACATAATTCAAACCAATTTACAGGCAGAATCAACCAGCGTATTATCTGAAGAGCTTGAATATTATAAATCTCTGTTCAATGCCTTTGATGAAATTGTTTTTGTCTATAACAAAGATTATAAAATTGCTTTTTTGAATTCACAGGCAGAAAAATTTATTGGTAAAAAGAAATCTGAACTCTATGATAAACCTATTCATTTGTTCGTTAAATTTTTGAGCAAAGAATTTTTATCTGGCATTGAAGATAAACTTAAAACCAAACCTTTTCACAGGACTATAATTACTGAGTATGATGATTTAAGAAACAAAATTGTTTTTGAATGCACATTTACCAAGCTTGATGATTATAAAAATCATACGATTGTTAAATGTGAAGACATCACTTCCAAAATTCATTTTGAAGAAAATCTTATCTCATCACTCAAGGGGCTAAAACAGACAATCTTAAAAGCCCCTCAAATGATTTGTCAGGTTGATTTGAATGGTCAAATTCTTTTTGCAAATGAAGCTTTAATCTTCACTCTCGGTTTTAATGAAGAAGATCTTTTAAGCACAACAATTTACGACCTTATTGATCCTGAATATTTTGACAAAAATGTTTTTGAATTATCAGCATTCAGTGCAAAGCCATCGAGTGAAATCGAGTTGCCAATCAGAACAAAGTGGGATACACCAATTAATTTACAATCTGTGTTCATTCCTGTATTTGATGAGCTAGGAAACCTTCAGCATATAAGTTGTTACTTCAATCATCTCGAAGAGATAAAATCGAAAGAAAAAGAATTAAAACTTTATCAATCACTTGTTGAAGCATCTAATGATGGTATTGCTTTGGTTCAGGATGGGAGAATTATCATTGCAAACAAATCATTCGCAAATATTTTTGGTTATGATATTGGTGAAGAATTACTGAACAAGGAGGTACTTGATCTTTCTTCAAACGATGATATAATAAAAGTTGCTGAATACTTCCGGTTACTTGAAAGAAAAAAAGAAGCACCTTCACGATTTGATTTTCTTGGTAAGAAAAGAGATAACTCATATCTACACACTGAGATTTCCGTTGGAACTTTTGATGTTGATAAAAAAACTTATATAGTACTAATTGCAAGAGATATAACAGAAAGAATTCGTGCTCAGAAAGCAATTAGAGAATCTGAAGAAAAGTACAGAAACATCACAGAAAATATTGATGACTTCCTCTTCACATTTGAAAGAATTGGATTTAGTTTAAGACCTGTTTTTTGCACATCATCAATTCAAAAAATTTGTGGATACACACAAACCGATTTTCTTTCCGATTCAAAACTGTTTCTAAAGATTATTCATCCAGATGACTTTAAAGTTCTTAAACCAAAACTGATGAGCTTGCTTAAAAGCCGTATTCAGCTTTCAGGTGAGTTCGAGTTCAGGATTATTAACAAACAAGGAAATATTGTTTGGGTAAGAACAAAATTAAATTTAATAAGATCCGGCACAGGCAGAATCCAAAAACTGTTTGGACTTGTAAGCGATATAACTTTCAGAAAGAGAGCAGAGGAAGAACTGAGAAAGTCAACACAGAATCTTATTAAACTTAATGAAACGAAAGACAGATTTATCTCAATAATTTCACATGATTTAAGAACACCTTTCAGCTCAATACTTGGCTTTACGGATTTGCTCGAAAACGATGATGAACTTTCTGATGAGGAAAGAAAACAATACATCAAATATATTCAGGAAGCTTCGCGCTCGATGCTTTCACTTGTGAATTCACTACTTGACTGGACAAGATTGCAAACCGGCAGAATAAGATTCGAACCACAGAAAACAGATATTACTGAAATTATTAATGATTCAATTTCCGCATTGCGCGGTTCAGCTATTCAGAAACAGATTGAAATAAGAAGTAATATTGGTAATGATTTATTTTTATTTATCGATAAAAGCTTAATTACTCAGGTGTTTAACAATCTGATTTCCAATGCAATCAAATTTACAAATCCGAATGGCACAGTAACTATTTCAGCTTCACCTGCAGAAAATAAACGATTTATCAAATTCAGCATTAAAGATTCCGGAATCGGTATTCAACCTGAAGATTTGCCCAAACTCTTCAAAGTAGACTCAAAATTTTCAACCGAGGGAACTGCCGGAGAAAAAGGAAGTGGACTTGGTTTATCATTAGTGAAAGAAATAATTGAAAAACACGGTGGGACAATCTGGGTTGATAGCAAACCCGGTGAAGGATCTGATTTTCAGTTTACATTACCGGTTGCATCTGCAAATATCCTGATTGTTGATGACAGTAAAACTGACCGTCTTCTTTATTCAAAGATCCTCAAGAATATTACTCCTGATTATGATGTTGAAGTTGCATCAAACGGAAAAGAAGCTCTTGATAAAATCCTTGCTTCTCCACCCGCTTTAGTAATAACTGATCATGGAATGCCTGTGATGAATGGATATGAATTTGTTAAAGAATTGAAGAAGGCAGATATAAAAGGAAAGCCACAGGTGATTGTTTTGAGCAGTGATATTGACAGAACAATCGCCACAGATTATCACGAACTTGGGATTGAATTTGTTTTCCAGAAACCGGTCAATCTAAGTAGCTTTAAACAGGCAGTTGAAAAGTCACTTCATAAAGGATTATCTATCAGCTGA
- a CDS encoding MlaE family ABC transporter permease: MITKFLQSLGNKTLLFFQEFGQISTLLGNIIKFFPQIPRSRRLILFQMEHIGVNSLPLVLIIAIFTGAVSAWQAAYQLKGIAPLSFLGGATSRAIITELGPVLTGIVIAGRVGASIAAELGTMKVTEQIDALETMAISPIRFLAMPRFLAAIIMMPILVIFANAIAVLGAYIVSNYFLGVSFAVFFNSVKRFFIMGDLVAGLVKTIFFGGVTALLGCHIGFRTEGGAEGVGLSTIRSFVISAALILILDYVLWMLIF; the protein is encoded by the coding sequence TTGATAACAAAATTCTTACAATCACTGGGCAATAAAACATTACTTTTTTTTCAGGAGTTTGGGCAAATTTCCACTCTTCTTGGTAATATTATTAAGTTTTTCCCTCAAATACCTCGCAGCCGAAGATTGATTTTGTTCCAGATGGAACACATTGGCGTTAATTCATTACCACTTGTTTTGATTATTGCTATATTTACCGGTGCGGTTTCTGCCTGGCAAGCAGCATATCAGTTGAAAGGCATTGCACCATTATCATTTTTAGGTGGGGCAACAAGTCGTGCAATCATAACTGAATTGGGTCCCGTTTTAACCGGGATAGTAATTGCTGGAAGAGTTGGTGCATCAATTGCAGCAGAATTAGGAACGATGAAAGTTACCGAACAGATTGATGCTCTTGAAACAATGGCAATTAGTCCGATAAGATTTCTTGCAATGCCAAGATTTCTTGCTGCGATTATAATGATGCCAATTCTGGTAATATTTGCAAATGCAATCGCAGTTCTTGGAGCTTACATTGTTTCAAATTACTTTCTTGGAGTATCATTTGCAGTATTTTTCAATTCAGTGAAGAGATTTTTTATCATGGGAGATTTGGTTGCTGGATTAGTTAAAACAATTTTTTTTGGTGGGGTAACTGCTTTACTCGGTTGTCATATAGGCTTCAGAACTGAGGGTGGTGCTGAAGGCGTTGGTTTGTCGACAATAAGATCATTTGTTATTTCTGCAGCATTAATTCTGATCCTTGATTATGTTCTTTGGATGCTGATATTTTGA
- a CDS encoding branched-chain amino acid aminotransferase yields MKNKINYILKERKEKIILPEKLGFGQYFTDHMFEMDYSKDKGWHNATIKPLSEIYLHPATSFIHYGQTIFEGLKAFRTIDDEIQIFRPDTHLERLNNSAKRICMPAVDTEFVLEAMRELIAIDSDWIPNKRGEALYIRPFMFGSDPALGVRPSSEYKFIIILSPVGAYYPEGFKPVKILAQDDYVRAVRKGLGECKTAANYAASLLAANEAAKKGFTQVLWLDGVEQKYIEEVGTMNIFIHFKDEIATPKLTGSILPGVTRRSVIQLLKEWGLNVTERLISIREVIDAYDSGNLIGVFGTGTAAIISSVGLLSYKGKDMMINNGNVGELDLKLFNELTAIHYGEKEDTHNWTFKVEKKAIEV; encoded by the coding sequence ATGAAAAACAAAATCAATTACATACTTAAGGAAAGAAAAGAAAAGATTATCCTTCCTGAGAAGTTAGGTTTTGGTCAATACTTTACCGATCATATGTTTGAGATGGATTATTCGAAAGACAAAGGCTGGCACAATGCAACAATAAAACCTCTCAGTGAAATATATCTTCATCCCGCTACTTCATTCATTCATTATGGACAGACAATATTTGAAGGATTAAAAGCATTCAGAACTATTGACGATGAAATTCAGATTTTCAGACCCGATACACATCTTGAAAGATTAAATAACTCAGCAAAAAGAATTTGTATGCCTGCAGTCGATACAGAATTCGTGCTTGAAGCTATGAGGGAACTTATTGCAATTGACAGTGATTGGATTCCAAATAAAAGAGGTGAAGCATTGTATATCAGACCATTTATGTTTGGTTCTGATCCGGCTTTGGGAGTCAGACCCTCATCTGAATACAAATTTATAATTATTCTATCACCTGTTGGCGCATATTATCCTGAAGGATTTAAACCTGTTAAGATTCTTGCTCAGGATGATTATGTAAGAGCTGTAAGAAAAGGTTTGGGAGAATGTAAAACCGCAGCAAATTATGCTGCCAGTTTATTAGCCGCAAATGAAGCAGCTAAAAAAGGATTCACTCAAGTTCTTTGGTTAGATGGTGTTGAACAAAAATATATTGAAGAAGTTGGAACTATGAATATTTTCATCCATTTCAAAGATGAAATTGCAACACCAAAACTGACCGGCTCAATTCTGCCCGGAGTTACAAGAAGATCAGTAATTCAATTACTTAAGGAATGGGGACTTAATGTTACAGAAAGACTAATCTCTATCCGCGAAGTAATCGATGCATACGATTCCGGAAACCTTATCGGAGTATTCGGAACAGGAACAGCTGCAATCATTTCTTCGGTTGGATTACTCTCTTACAAAGGTAAAGATATGATGATAAACAATGGAAATGTCGGAGAACTTGATCTGAAATTATTTAATGAATTAACTGCTATTCATTATGGGGAGAAAGAAGATACACACAATTGGACATTCAAAGTTGAGAAGAAAGCAATTGAAGTATAA
- the lexA gene encoding transcriptional repressor LexA, with translation MKEKLTDRQKEILNYIQNFIKENGFPPTLREIAAHFGLASTFGVKRHLDALKKKGYLKVESYASRAITLNKKSIYESDSSTTEYDSKIISIPVVGRVAAGSPILSEENLDGSIVIDSNFFRNTRDCFALKVSGDSMINAGIFDGDLVIVNPNEKVSQHDIVVVRVDDEITVKNYEKKNDKVFLIPQNEKYEPIIVTEKNNFSIVGKVIGVLRWFN, from the coding sequence TTGAAAGAAAAATTAACTGATCGTCAAAAGGAAATTCTTAATTATATACAGAACTTTATCAAGGAAAATGGATTTCCACCGACTTTGAGAGAAATAGCAGCGCATTTTGGTTTAGCTTCAACTTTTGGAGTTAAAAGGCATCTTGATGCACTGAAGAAAAAAGGTTATTTGAAAGTTGAAAGTTACGCAAGCAGAGCAATTACTCTTAATAAAAAATCTATTTATGAATCTGATTCATCAACAACTGAGTACGATTCAAAAATAATTTCGATTCCGGTTGTTGGTAGAGTTGCAGCTGGTTCTCCAATTCTTTCAGAAGAAAATCTTGACGGTTCAATCGTAATTGATTCAAACTTTTTCAGGAATACCAGAGATTGTTTTGCATTAAAAGTTTCGGGCGATAGTATGATTAACGCCGGAATTTTTGATGGTGATCTTGTTATTGTTAATCCAAATGAAAAAGTATCACAGCATGATATTGTTGTTGTAAGAGTTGATGATGAAATTACGGTTAAGAATTATGAAAAGAAAAACGATAAAGTTTTTCTGATTCCGCAAAATGAAAAGTATGAGCCAATTATAGTTACTGAAAAGAATAACTTTTCTATTGTTGGCAAAGTAATTGGCGTTTTAAGATGGTTTAACTAA
- a CDS encoding isoprenyl transferase has product MSKKKSASDEKLQNELKKSGEIPKHIAIIMDGNGRWAKKRGLPRVAGHKRGVDTVKDIVEACAEIGVKYLTLYTFSTENWKRPKEEVSTLMRLLLNSLRDRVDELCENDIRLTTIGDTDSLPYEVQKQLKADIERTKNNKKMILNLALSYSGRWEIIEAVKKISRAVEKGDLKPDEINEQLFSKFLTTKDLPDPDLVIRTSGEFRVSNFLLWQIAYSEFVITDIYWPDFNRHHLYESIRAFQKRERRFGKVSEQIKKEVNSKGVTNAEKLPSQIS; this is encoded by the coding sequence TTGAGTAAGAAAAAATCAGCATCTGATGAAAAACTACAGAATGAACTGAAAAAGTCCGGTGAAATTCCCAAACACATCGCCATAATTATGGATGGAAATGGCAGATGGGCTAAAAAAAGGGGACTTCCAAGAGTAGCAGGGCACAAAAGAGGCGTTGATACCGTCAAAGACATAGTTGAAGCTTGTGCTGAAATTGGTGTCAAGTATCTAACCTTATATACTTTTTCAACTGAAAACTGGAAAAGACCTAAGGAAGAAGTTTCAACTTTAATGCGATTATTGCTTAATAGTCTGCGCGACCGTGTTGATGAACTTTGTGAGAATGATATACGGCTTACTACAATTGGTGATACAGATTCGCTTCCCTATGAAGTTCAGAAACAGTTAAAAGCTGATATTGAAAGAACTAAGAACAATAAGAAGATGATTCTGAATCTTGCTCTCAGTTATAGTGGACGATGGGAAATTATTGAAGCAGTAAAAAAGATTTCCAGAGCAGTTGAAAAAGGCGATTTGAAGCCAGATGAAATTAATGAACAATTGTTCTCAAAGTTTTTAACTACTAAAGATTTGCCCGACCCTGATCTCGTAATCAGAACAAGTGGTGAATTCAGAGTTAGTAATTTTCTTCTCTGGCAAATTGCATACTCTGAATTTGTTATTACCGATATTTACTGGCCTGATTTTAACAGGCATCATTTATATGAATCTATCCGCGCATTTCAAAAGCGTGAAAGAAGATTTGGTAAAGTTAGTGAACAAATTAAAAAAGAAGTCAACTCAAAAGGCGTTACGAATGCAGAAAAACTTCCTTCTCAGATTAGTTAG
- the bamA gene encoding outer membrane protein assembly factor BamA, producing MQKNFLLRLVSLFLVLSFIISYQSVFAQGQTKVYKILGITVSGNKTADANAIISASGIKVNDEIQIPGDKTINAIKNLWALNIFKDVQLLIDKEIGDGIFLLIKVEEYPRFERIVFEGNDELSTSDLEKNVTFLRGTVIKPQDIAKLKQKIIKEYEKEGLLSVKIQEKFYNFFSADTTRDEIITRWRNEKDFSDEYEYRYDRGDTKYSDLISRIKDRVIIKFIIEEGEEVRVRKIEFIGNKAFEEGDLKGAMDEISEARWWKFWGSGKFDFENYKKDKQAIVKFYRKNGYRDAAIISDTLIYSNDKKDLTIRMEVYEGPQYKVRNINWVGNTVYPSSILAERLDMAKGDIFDAEKFEKNLRGNEKQTDVSSLYLDNGYLTFNLQPKEIKVAEDSVDIEIRIEERNQFTVNRVDIEGNDKTKEKVIRRELYTIPGDYFNRGLLLRSIQNLANLQYFNVEKLYGAEGIGTKLASDSTVDISFRVEEKSSDYLNASVGYSGAFGFSGAVGITLTNFSIAEPFRLGGGQILSFNWQFGVGSLYRTFTLGFTEPWLFDTPTSVGAEVFDTRQQYVYDLRQTGATIRVGRKLRWPDDFFYVQGRVKYQYNNVLEGQNFYAEGKTNQYTLGALIARKDIDNPIFPSIGSSIQLDAEISGGPFLPGDVDYLKIGFTSEWYRRLFNTNRVTLYTIADLGYIDEIVRGTKIQPFEFYYMGGNGLIIATTSLRGYDDRSVGPKNVDGRVIGGRVMAKFGTELRLAVSIEPIPLYVLAFAEAGNVFESFEKTDIFDLRRSVGFGARLLINPIGLIGFDLGYGFDRKAVNGNDPAWLFHFQFGKGF from the coding sequence ATGCAGAAAAACTTCCTTCTCAGATTAGTTAGTCTATTCCTGGTTTTATCATTCATTATTTCATATCAAAGTGTTTTTGCACAGGGACAAACTAAAGTCTATAAAATTCTTGGCATAACAGTCTCAGGTAACAAGACTGCAGATGCAAATGCAATCATCTCAGCAAGTGGTATAAAGGTTAATGATGAGATTCAGATTCCTGGTGATAAAACAATTAATGCTATAAAAAATCTCTGGGCGCTAAATATATTTAAGGATGTTCAGTTATTAATTGATAAAGAAATTGGTGATGGCATTTTTCTTCTGATAAAAGTGGAAGAATATCCGCGCTTTGAACGAATTGTTTTTGAAGGTAATGATGAATTGAGTACAAGTGATCTTGAAAAGAATGTTACATTTCTCAGAGGAACAGTAATTAAACCTCAGGATATAGCAAAGCTAAAACAAAAGATTATTAAAGAATATGAAAAAGAGGGTTTGCTGAGCGTAAAAATTCAGGAGAAATTCTATAACTTTTTCTCTGCGGACACAACAAGGGATGAGATTATTACCAGATGGAGAAACGAAAAAGATTTTTCAGATGAATATGAATATCGCTATGACAGAGGTGATACAAAATATTCTGATCTAATTTCGAGAATTAAAGACAGAGTAATTATCAAGTTCATAATCGAAGAAGGTGAAGAAGTTCGTGTTAGAAAAATTGAGTTTATTGGGAATAAAGCTTTTGAAGAAGGTGATTTGAAAGGAGCTATGGATGAAATCAGTGAAGCTAGATGGTGGAAATTCTGGGGAAGTGGAAAATTTGATTTCGAAAATTACAAGAAAGACAAACAGGCAATTGTAAAATTCTATCGGAAGAATGGTTACCGAGATGCTGCAATAATTTCTGATACATTGATTTATTCTAACGATAAAAAAGATTTAACCATTCGGATGGAAGTTTACGAAGGTCCGCAATACAAAGTCAGAAATATAAATTGGGTTGGAAATACAGTTTATCCCAGCAGCATTTTAGCTGAAAGATTGGATATGGCAAAAGGAGATATTTTTGATGCAGAGAAGTTCGAAAAGAATTTAAGAGGAAATGAAAAGCAAACAGATGTTTCTTCGCTTTATCTGGATAACGGTTATCTTACATTCAATCTTCAGCCGAAGGAAATTAAAGTTGCAGAAGATTCAGTTGACATAGAAATCAGAATTGAAGAGCGAAATCAATTCACGGTAAACAGAGTTGATATTGAAGGTAACGATAAAACAAAAGAAAAAGTAATCAGAAGAGAGCTTTATACTATTCCCGGAGATTATTTCAATCGTGGATTGCTCTTAAGAAGTATTCAGAATCTTGCAAACCTGCAATACTTTAATGTGGAAAAACTTTATGGTGCGGAAGGAATTGGAACAAAACTAGCTAGCGACAGCACAGTCGATATTTCATTCAGAGTAGAAGAGAAATCAAGTGATTATTTGAATGCTTCAGTTGGATATAGTGGTGCTTTTGGATTCAGCGGAGCAGTTGGAATAACACTTACAAACTTTTCGATAGCCGAACCATTCAGACTTGGCGGTGGTCAGATTTTAAGCTTCAACTGGCAGTTTGGTGTTGGTAGTCTTTATAGAACATTTACTCTTGGTTTTACAGAACCATGGTTGTTTGATACACCGACTTCTGTTGGTGCAGAAGTTTTTGATACAAGGCAGCAATATGTTTATGACTTAAGACAAACCGGCGCTACCATCAGAGTTGGTCGTAAACTTCGGTGGCCTGATGATTTTTTCTATGTACAAGGTCGAGTCAAATACCAGTATAACAATGTACTCGAAGGACAAAATTTTTATGCAGAAGGAAAAACAAATCAATATACATTAGGCGCATTGATTGCAAGAAAAGATATTGATAATCCTATCTTCCCATCAATTGGTTCCTCAATTCAACTTGATGCAGAAATTTCCGGTGGTCCTTTCTTACCAGGTGATGTGGATTATCTTAAAATCGGATTTACATCAGAATGGTATAGAAGACTTTTCAATACAAACAGAGTTACATTATATACAATTGCCGATCTGGGATACATTGATGAAATAGTTCGTGGTACAAAAATTCAACCCTTTGAATTTTATTATATGGGCGGAAATGGTTTAATAATAGCAACAACATCTCTGCGTGGTTATGATGACAGATCTGTTGGGCCAAAAAATGTTGATGGCAGAGTCATTGGTGGTAGAGTAATGGCAAAGTTTGGTACTGAATTAAGATTAGCTGTATCAATTGAACCAATACCATTATATGTTCTGGCATTTGCTGAAGCAGGCAATGTTTTTGAAAGTTTTGAGAAAACAGATATTTTTGACCTCCGTCGATCAGTTGGATTTGGTGCAAGATTACTAATAAATCCAATTGGTTTAATAGGCTTCGATCTTGGTTATGGCTTTGATCGTAAAGCTGTAAATGGAAATGATCCTGCGTGGCTCTTCCATTTTCAATTTGGAAAAGGTTTTTAA
- a CDS encoding OmpH family outer membrane protein, whose translation MKKYLVIFSVLFATTLFAQSPLKIGYVDSEVILTQFSEAIKAQGDLDALTNKWSAQLDSMTQAYQKAIQDYQKQAETMPNDKKLEAQQKIVKMEQEILEFRKQKFQQGTGEIYAKQEELFAPVKKKIYDAIQKVAKEEGMSFVFDKSGDILLLYADSAFDITFKVLDTLKRGS comes from the coding sequence GTGAAAAAGTACTTAGTAATATTTTCTGTTCTTTTTGCAACTACATTGTTTGCACAATCTCCTTTAAAGATCGGATATGTTGATTCGGAAGTTATTCTTACACAATTCTCCGAAGCAATTAAAGCCCAGGGTGATCTTGATGCTTTAACTAATAAGTGGTCAGCTCAACTTGATTCTATGACACAGGCATATCAGAAAGCTATTCAGGATTATCAGAAGCAGGCTGAAACAATGCCTAATGATAAAAAGCTCGAAGCTCAGCAGAAAATTGTAAAGATGGAACAGGAAATTCTTGAATTCAGAAAGCAGAAATTTCAGCAGGGAACCGGAGAAATCTATGCAAAGCAGGAAGAGCTTTTTGCTCCTGTAAAGAAAAAGATTTATGATGCAATTCAGAAAGTTGCTAAAGAAGAAGGTATGTCTTTCGTATTTGATAAAAGCGGAGATATCCTCTTACTGTATGCTGACTCTGCTTTTGATATAACATTTAAAGTTCTTGACACTCTTAAAAGAGGAAGCTGA
- a CDS encoding OmpH family outer membrane protein, translating to MKKYFLFALLLFPALTFAQLKIGYIDSNALMDQLPDVQDARQRLDALIQEWQTELNRLESEWKSKYDDYEKRKLIMSEQTRAETESELVKLENQIAEYREKKFGTNGELFQKQDELMKPVQNKVFNAIKEVAQEDDLDFVFDRSGDIMILYAKDKYDITAKVLAKLKI from the coding sequence ATGAAAAAATATTTTTTATTCGCCCTTTTGTTATTTCCGGCACTTACTTTCGCTCAGCTTAAAATTGGTTATATTGATTCAAATGCATTAATGGATCAACTTCCCGATGTTCAGGATGCCAGACAAAGACTTGATGCTCTTATTCAGGAATGGCAGACTGAATTAAACAGACTTGAGTCAGAATGGAAATCCAAATATGATGATTATGAGAAAAGAAAACTCATAATGTCAGAGCAAACTCGTGCAGAAACAGAATCAGAGCTTGTTAAGCTTGAAAATCAGATTGCTGAATATCGTGAAAAAAAGTTTGGAACAAACGGTGAATTGTTTCAAAAACAGGATGAGTTGATGAAACCTGTTCAGAATAAAGTCTTCAATGCTATTAAAGAAGTAGCACAGGAAGACGATCTCGATTTTGTTTTTGATAGAAGTGGTGATATTATGATTTTGTATGCTAAAGATAAGTACGATATCACTGCAAAGGTTCTTGCTAAATTGAAAATTTAA